A genomic stretch from Nitrobacter winogradskyi Nb-255 includes:
- a CDS encoding HEAT repeat domain-containing protein: protein MRHPEPFEDFGDVDEIARGLSSSDASVRRLAVIELAETSNSAAVSFLSRATADSSSDVRLQAARALGEFDGSDVAEALVQAVTDPVPDVARAAADSLAELRDPEVSEVLLPFVSHGSSFVRAAIFRALKALQVNASLSSAVVALADSDAAVRAQAVGVIGYLKRLDTLPSLIHASKDASASVRLAAISALSFARNELAAQASADALADDDWQVRAAAAETIGRVGSPSTSETLIRSLDDSYWQVRQKILQSLGRLGTPDAVPAIVPLLADDVPSVRKEAAAALGEISEPSAREALEEHALDPDPDVRKTVLWALNRLGPD from the coding sequence ATGCGGCATCCTGAACCATTCGAGGATTTCGGCGACGTGGACGAGATCGCCCGGGGGCTTTCGAGTTCGGATGCCTCCGTTCGGCGTCTCGCGGTCATCGAGCTCGCCGAAACGTCGAACAGCGCGGCGGTTTCATTTTTGTCGCGGGCGACTGCCGATTCGTCGTCGGATGTCCGGTTGCAGGCGGCGCGCGCGCTCGGCGAGTTCGATGGCTCGGACGTGGCCGAAGCCCTGGTGCAAGCCGTGACCGACCCGGTTCCGGATGTGGCTCGGGCAGCGGCGGACAGCCTGGCGGAACTTCGCGATCCGGAAGTAAGCGAGGTTCTGCTTCCTTTTGTGTCACACGGCTCGTCTTTCGTGCGGGCGGCGATTTTTCGCGCGCTGAAAGCGCTGCAGGTGAACGCATCCTTGAGCTCCGCCGTTGTGGCCCTCGCAGACAGCGACGCCGCGGTACGGGCTCAAGCCGTCGGCGTGATCGGATATCTCAAACGCCTTGATACGCTGCCCTCGCTTATTCACGCATCGAAGGATGCCAGCGCCAGCGTGCGGTTAGCCGCCATCAGCGCCTTATCTTTCGCGCGAAACGAATTGGCCGCCCAGGCGTCGGCCGATGCGCTTGCGGACGATGACTGGCAGGTGCGGGCCGCAGCGGCGGAAACGATCGGGCGCGTGGGTTCGCCGTCGACGTCAGAAACGCTCATACGCTCGCTCGACGACAGCTACTGGCAGGTGCGGCAGAAGATCTTGCAGAGTCTGGGCAGGCTAGGCACGCCCGACGCCGTTCCCGCGATCGTGCCGCTTCTTGCCGATGACGTTCCGTCCGTTCGCAAGGAGGCTGCCGCGGCGCTAGGCGAGATTTCCGAACCAAGCGCGCGTGAGGCGCTGGAAGAACATGCTCTTGATCCGGATCCGGATGTTCGCAAGACGGTGCTCTGGGCTCTCAACAGGCTCGGCCCGGATTGA
- the pqqD gene encoding pyrroloquinoline quinone biosynthesis peptide chaperone PqqD, producing MIPNTARPEIDGGTVVHLARGVRLRKDTVRNQTVLLAPERAIALDEIAVAIIKEIDGHRNLDRIADDLSRRFEAPKEQVLRDIIPFIREFINRRTLEVVG from the coding sequence ATGATACCGAACACTGCGAGGCCGGAGATTGACGGCGGCACCGTCGTGCATCTGGCGCGAGGCGTCCGGCTGCGGAAGGATACGGTTCGAAACCAGACCGTGCTTCTGGCGCCGGAGCGCGCGATCGCGCTCGATGAGATCGCAGTCGCGATCATAAAGGAGATCGATGGTCATCGGAATCTGGATCGGATCGCCGATGATCTCTCTCGCCGGTTCGAGGCGCCGAAGGAACAGGTTCTCCGGGACATCATTCCCTTCATCCGCGAGTTCATCAACCGGCGGACGCTGGAGGTCGTCGGATGA
- a CDS encoding aliphatic sulfonate ABC transporter ATP-binding protein — MQRLLERVWSDQAFTAILVTHDVSEAVALADRVLVIEQGRIAHDVEINIARPRRRGIARPRRRGSADLAAIEGSILQELLKEDRSTDA; from the coding sequence ATGCAGCGCCTGCTTGAGCGAGTTTGGAGCGATCAGGCTTTTACCGCGATTCTCGTTACGCACGATGTCTCGGAGGCGGTCGCGCTGGCTGATCGGGTGCTTGTGATCGAGCAGGGGCGGATCGCCCACGATGTCGAGATCAATATTGCGCGTCCGCGCCGACGCGGCATTGCGCGTCCGCGCCGACGCGGCTCCGCCGATCTCGCCGCGATCGAGGGATCGATCCTGCAGGAACTGTTGAAAGAGGATCGGTCGACCGATGCTTGA
- the pqqB gene encoding pyrroloquinoline quinone biosynthesis protein PqqB translates to MRFVVLGAAAGGGLPQWNCGCRNCAMARSSGLRPQTQSSLAVSLGGLNWAILNASPDIRQQINDNTQLHPRGPRDTPIMSVVLTNGDLDHIVGLLTLRERQPFQIFLTGAIAGILDSNPVFRVLDPNTVQRNLVVPNKSFPLLPGLDASLFAVPGKVALFMEDEDATIGAESEHVTGVALSAGGLRAFYIPGCAHLTESLATRIRGADIVFFDGTLFTDDEMIRTRTGTKTGRRMGHMPISGEGGSLKVLARLDIGRIVYIHINNTNPIWRDGPERDLVLRHGFEVGCDGAEISLAPRS, encoded by the coding sequence ATGCGTTTTGTCGTGCTTGGCGCCGCCGCCGGCGGAGGCCTGCCGCAGTGGAATTGCGGCTGCCGGAACTGCGCGATGGCGCGCTCCTCAGGCCTGCGCCCTCAGACACAATCATCACTGGCGGTCAGCCTGGGTGGGTTGAACTGGGCGATTCTGAATGCCTCACCCGATATCCGCCAGCAGATCAACGACAATACGCAGCTTCATCCGCGTGGCCCGCGCGATACGCCGATCATGAGCGTGGTCCTCACCAATGGCGACCTCGACCATATCGTCGGCCTGTTGACGTTGCGTGAAAGGCAGCCATTTCAGATATTCCTGACCGGGGCGATTGCCGGCATCCTCGATTCCAATCCCGTCTTCCGTGTGCTCGATCCGAACACCGTGCAGCGCAATCTGGTTGTTCCGAATAAGAGCTTTCCGCTGCTGCCGGGGCTGGATGCGTCGTTGTTCGCGGTGCCCGGCAAGGTGGCGCTTTTCATGGAGGACGAGGATGCGACAATCGGTGCTGAAAGTGAGCATGTGACAGGTGTTGCGCTGTCCGCTGGCGGCCTGAGAGCTTTCTACATTCCGGGATGCGCTCACCTCACGGAATCGCTGGCAACCAGGATTCGCGGTGCGGACATCGTCTTTTTCGACGGCACGCTCTTCACCGACGACGAAATGATCCGCACCCGGACCGGGACGAAGACCGGGCGGCGCATGGGGCACATGCCCATCAGCGGCGAAGGCGGCAGCCTCAAGGTTCTGGCGCGACTCGATATCGGGCGGATCGTCTACATTCACATCAACAACACCAATCCCATCTGGCGGGACGGACCGGAGCGCGACCTCGTTCTGCGGCATGGTTTCGAAGTCGGCTGCGACGGCGCCGAGATTTCCCTTGCACCCCGCTCCTGA
- the pqqA gene encoding pyrroloquinoline quinone precursor peptide PqqA: MQDLWASSILKSSPLRENEMKWHPPRFAEVSCGMEINSYAPADGRAPVRL; encoded by the coding sequence ATGCAGGACCTCTGGGCAAGTTCAATCCTGAAAAGCTCACCCTTAAGGGAGAACGAGATGAAGTGGCATCCACCGAGGTTTGCGGAAGTCAGCTGCGGCATGGAGATCAATAGCTACGCTCCGGCTGACGGGCGCGCGCCGGTTCGGCTCTGA
- a CDS encoding VOC family protein, which translates to MATAKNTICLWYDRDAEAAARFYAATFPDSSVSAVHHAPTDYPSGKAGDVLTVEFTVAGIPCLGLNGGPAFKHNEAFSFQIATDDQEETDRYWNAIVGNGGQESACGWCKDKWGISWQITPRVLTEAMAAGGDEAKRAFSAMMTMKKIDVAAIEKARRG; encoded by the coding sequence ATGGCAACCGCGAAGAACACGATCTGCCTGTGGTATGACAGGGATGCCGAGGCGGCGGCTCGCTTCTACGCCGCGACCTTTCCTGACAGCTCGGTGAGCGCCGTTCATCATGCCCCCACCGACTATCCGTCCGGCAAGGCGGGCGACGTGCTGACGGTCGAGTTCACCGTCGCCGGCATACCCTGTCTCGGTCTCAATGGCGGTCCCGCGTTCAAGCACAATGAGGCCTTCTCATTCCAGATTGCCACCGACGATCAGGAAGAGACTGACCGCTATTGGAACGCCATCGTCGGCAATGGCGGCCAGGAAAGCGCGTGCGGCTGGTGCAAGGATAAATGGGGCATCTCCTGGCAGATCACGCCGCGCGTTTTGACCGAGGCGATGGCTGCCGGCGGCGACGAAGCAAAACGCGCATTCAGTGCGATGATGACCATGAAGAAAATCGACGTCGCCGCGATCGAGAAGGCACGGCGGGGCTGA
- a CDS encoding fumarate reductase/succinate dehydrogenase flavoprotein subunit, which yields MDEIREGSTEVSCDVLVIGGGTAGPMAAYRAKRRHPNMRVILLEKANVKRSGAIAMGMDGLNNAVIPGYATPEQYTKEITIANDGICDQAPVYKYASRCFEMIQELDRFGIKFQKTENGDFDVKKVHHLGSYVLPMPNGDTVKKALYRQLRREKVLISNRYMATRLLTGRDGQVAGAIAVNTRDAEFLVIRAKTVILCAGAAGRLGLPQSGYLWGTYENAANSGDGYAMAYHAGAGFANLECYQINPLIKDYNGPACAYVAGPFGGYTTNNNGNRFIECDYWSGQMMQEFYNELQSGKGPVFLKLDHLHGDTISEIEAVLHNVERPSRGRFHQNRGTDYRERMIEMHISEIGFCSGHSASGVFVDEFARTTVTGLYAAGDMASVPHNYMLGAFTNGAVAGEHAAGFAEEIDLSDYDLSEVEREKARVLAPTKREDGIPPNQIEYKTRRLVNDYLQPPKVTAKMKLGRMRLAEVREDLENRMVARDAHELMRSLEAASIIDCADMAAAASLFRTESRWGFYHHRVDFPEKNNDEWFCHSILRKQDGRMIVEKRPVAAYIVPIEESERSAYDRQRIRKSA from the coding sequence ATGGACGAGATCAGGGAGGGTTCAACTGAAGTATCGTGCGACGTTCTGGTGATCGGTGGCGGGACGGCCGGGCCGATGGCGGCCTATCGAGCGAAGCGCCGCCACCCGAACATGCGCGTGATACTTCTCGAGAAAGCGAACGTGAAACGTTCAGGGGCGATTGCCATGGGCATGGATGGCCTCAACAACGCGGTCATCCCCGGTTATGCGACGCCGGAGCAGTACACCAAGGAAATCACCATCGCGAATGATGGCATATGCGATCAGGCTCCGGTCTATAAGTATGCGTCGCGATGCTTCGAGATGATTCAGGAGCTCGACAGGTTCGGCATCAAGTTCCAGAAGACTGAGAATGGTGATTTCGACGTCAAGAAAGTCCATCATCTGGGTTCATACGTTTTGCCGATGCCTAATGGCGATACTGTCAAGAAGGCGCTCTATCGGCAGTTGCGCCGCGAGAAGGTTCTTATTTCCAACCGTTACATGGCGACCCGATTATTGACCGGCCGCGACGGTCAGGTTGCCGGCGCCATCGCCGTCAATACGCGTGACGCGGAATTCCTGGTGATACGCGCCAAGACCGTGATCCTTTGCGCGGGCGCTGCCGGCCGGCTCGGCCTGCCGCAATCCGGATACCTCTGGGGGACATACGAGAACGCCGCCAATTCCGGTGACGGCTACGCGATGGCGTATCACGCCGGCGCGGGGTTCGCGAACCTCGAGTGCTACCAGATCAATCCGCTGATCAAGGATTACAATGGTCCTGCCTGCGCCTATGTAGCCGGTCCCTTCGGTGGCTACACCACCAATAACAACGGCAATCGCTTCATCGAATGTGATTATTGGTCCGGGCAGATGATGCAGGAGTTCTATAACGAGCTGCAGTCCGGAAAGGGTCCTGTCTTTCTAAAACTCGACCATCTCCATGGCGACACGATCAGTGAGATCGAGGCGGTTCTCCACAATGTCGAGCGGCCGTCACGGGGGCGCTTCCATCAGAATCGCGGCACGGATTATCGCGAGCGGATGATCGAAATGCACATCTCCGAGATCGGATTCTGCTCCGGTCACAGCGCGTCAGGCGTGTTTGTCGATGAATTCGCGCGGACCACGGTGACGGGACTTTACGCCGCCGGAGATATGGCCAGCGTCCCGCACAACTATATGCTCGGGGCGTTCACGAACGGCGCGGTCGCCGGTGAACATGCAGCCGGTTTTGCCGAGGAGATCGATCTTTCCGACTATGACCTCAGCGAGGTCGAGCGCGAGAAGGCCCGTGTCCTGGCGCCTACGAAACGTGAGGACGGCATTCCTCCAAACCAGATTGAGTACAAGACTCGCCGTCTAGTGAACGATTATCTTCAGCCGCCCAAGGTGACGGCCAAGATGAAGCTTGGCCGGATGCGGCTAGCGGAAGTGCGCGAGGATCTCGAGAACCGCATGGTGGCACGCGACGCGCACGAGCTGATGCGTTCGTTGGAAGCCGCCTCGATTATCGACTGCGCGGACATGGCGGCGGCGGCGTCACTGTTTCGCACGGAGAGCCGCTGGGGGTTCTATCATCATCGGGTCGACTTTCCGGAGAAGAACAATGACGAGTGGTTCTGCCACAGCATCCTTCGCAAGCAGGATGGGCGGATGATCGTGGAGAAACGGCCGGTCGCCGCCTATATCGTTCCGATCGAGGAATCGGAGCGATCCGCCTATGATCGCCAACGCATCCGTAAGTCTGCTTGA
- the pqqC gene encoding pyrroloquinoline-quinone synthase PqqC: MVSKSAATAPRFPLHPAPDRNAFEARLRAIGAERYHDKHVFHRMLHGGQCTLTQARAWVINRYYYQSRIPMKDAAFMSRVDDPGLRRAWRRRIEEHDGGLQEGGGLRRWLKLAEATGLDPDYVASTRGVLPGTRFAVDAYVSFVREKPMLEAVASSLTEMFARAIHEDRIAGLLEHYAFANDNALSYFRQRLKEAPREVEFGLSYVLDNADTMEKQDAAAAALIFKTDVLWSQLDALHFAYVAPGFIPPGAWNGRDGVGADEGEIAQAERTSGHDTEHCEAGD; encoded by the coding sequence ATGGTTTCGAAGTCGGCTGCGACGGCGCCGAGATTTCCCTTGCACCCCGCTCCTGACAGAAACGCGTTCGAAGCCCGCCTCAGGGCGATCGGCGCCGAGCGCTATCACGACAAGCACGTATTTCACCGGATGCTGCATGGTGGGCAATGCACCCTGACCCAGGCGCGCGCCTGGGTGATCAACCGCTACTATTATCAGAGCCGAATCCCGATGAAGGATGCAGCTTTCATGTCGCGGGTGGATGATCCCGGACTGCGCCGCGCCTGGCGCAGGCGCATCGAGGAACATGACGGCGGCCTTCAGGAAGGCGGAGGACTGAGGCGTTGGCTGAAACTGGCGGAAGCCACAGGACTCGATCCCGATTACGTCGCTTCGACCCGAGGCGTTCTTCCCGGGACGCGCTTCGCGGTCGATGCCTATGTGTCTTTCGTCCGGGAGAAGCCGATGCTTGAGGCTGTCGCCTCATCGCTGACGGAGATGTTCGCGAGGGCCATCCATGAGGATCGCATCGCCGGTCTTCTGGAGCATTACGCCTTTGCCAACGACAATGCCCTGTCCTACTTCCGTCAACGTCTGAAAGAAGCGCCGCGCGAGGTTGAATTCGGTCTGTCCTATGTTCTCGACAATGCCGACACGATGGAGAAGCAGGATGCAGCCGCCGCGGCGTTGATCTTCAAAACCGATGTGCTGTGGTCCCAGCTCGACGCTCTCCATTTCGCCTATGTCGCGCCGGGGTTCATCCCTCCGGGCGCGTGGAACGGCCGCGACGGCGTCGGCGCGGATGAAGGCGAGATCGCCCAGGCCGAAAGGACTTCAGGTCATGATACCGAACACTGCGAGGCCGGAGATTGA
- a CDS encoding 4Fe-4S dicluster domain-containing protein, translating to MPIAHTPTTVPVVVDEAKCIADKGCTVCVDVCPLDVLRISDLTGKAYMKYDECWYCMPCETDCPTGAVTVNIPYLLR from the coding sequence ATGCCTATTGCTCATACGCCAACGACGGTGCCGGTCGTTGTGGACGAGGCCAAGTGTATCGCTGACAAGGGATGCACGGTGTGTGTGGACGTCTGTCCGCTCGATGTGTTGCGGATCAGTGATCTCACGGGCAAGGCCTATATGAAATACGACGAGTGCTGGTACTGCATGCCGTGCGAAACCGATTGTCCGACCGGCGCCGTGACCGTCAACATTCCATACCTGTTGCGCTGA
- a CDS encoding gamma-butyrobetaine hydroxylase-like domain-containing protein: MQPTNVELVEGATVLALTWHDCGVRRLEAERLRRASRAATEIRRQADGVELYLPPDLHVTSIEAIGNYALRLSFSDGHDRGIYPWCYLRELAGQTPN, translated from the coding sequence ATGCAGCCGACCAACGTCGAACTCGTTGAAGGCGCCACGGTGCTGGCACTGACCTGGCATGATTGCGGCGTCCGGCGTCTTGAAGCGGAACGGCTCCGCCGCGCCAGCCGCGCGGCCACGGAAATTCGCCGCCAGGCCGATGGCGTCGAGCTTTATCTTCCGCCCGATCTACATGTGACCTCCATCGAAGCGATCGGGAATTACGCCTTGCGTCTTTCGTTCTCGGATGGACATGATCGTGGAATCTATCCGTGGTGCTATCTGCGCGAACTCGCCGGCCAGACTCCAAACTGA
- a CDS encoding ABC transporter permease subunit: MSMAGALSGDRKWRLPRLDGVVQWLLPAAILLVWQVACSTGYVPARVLPAPTEVVLAGWKSLQSGELVQNIWVSFWRAVVGFLIGGGIGFAFGLANGLSPFSDKLTDTTLQMIRNVPHLALIPLVILWFGIEEAAKLFLVALGVFFPVYLNTLHGIRTVDPQLIEMGRVYGMNSGELFRRVIFPGALPSIFVGVRFSLGIMWLTLIVAETIASSSGLGYMAMQAREFMLIDVVVLSILIYALLGKVADSASRFLERITLSWHPAFQKH; the protein is encoded by the coding sequence ATGAGCATGGCGGGGGCGCTTTCAGGCGATCGCAAGTGGCGGTTGCCGCGTCTTGACGGAGTCGTTCAGTGGCTTCTGCCGGCCGCTATCCTGCTTGTCTGGCAGGTCGCCTGCAGCACGGGCTATGTGCCGGCGCGTGTGCTGCCGGCGCCGACCGAGGTCGTGCTGGCGGGCTGGAAGTCGCTGCAGTCGGGCGAGCTGGTTCAAAACATCTGGGTCAGCTTCTGGCGCGCGGTCGTGGGTTTCCTGATCGGCGGCGGCATCGGCTTTGCGTTCGGCCTTGCCAACGGGCTGTCGCCATTCAGCGACAAGCTGACCGACACCACGTTGCAGATGATCCGCAACGTGCCGCATCTGGCGCTGATCCCGCTCGTCATTCTGTGGTTCGGCATCGAGGAGGCGGCGAAACTGTTCCTGGTAGCGCTCGGCGTATTCTTTCCGGTCTACCTGAACACGCTGCACGGCATCCGCACCGTCGATCCGCAACTGATCGAGATGGGGCGCGTCTACGGCATGAATAGCGGCGAGCTGTTCCGCCGCGTCATCTTCCCGGGCGCGCTGCCCTCGATCTTTGTCGGCGTTCGATTCTCGCTTGGCATCATGTGGCTGACCTTGATCGTGGCGGAGACCATCGCGTCCTCATCGGGACTTGGCTACATGGCGATGCAGGCACGGGAGTTCATGCTGATCGACGTCGTCGTGCTCAGCATCCTGATCTATGCGCTGCTTGGAAAGGTGGCCGACAGCGCCTCGCGTTTTCTCGAGCGGATCACCTTGTCGTGGCATCCCGCATTTCAAAAACATTGA
- a CDS encoding flavin reductase family protein: protein MNLAVRDISRGREIGSGEFRNAMRHLAGGVSVITAGRGDDISGMTVTSVASLAIEPATLTVAINRKASTLPLLLRYGAFGVNILTGGQAGIAERFTGKDGHKGAARFAGSSWTTGAFGVPLLKDALVAITCELEETIERHSHVIALGRVVHLAASEGDSSLAYWRGDYLAIERISGISRTAGGPLPTVHASDE, encoded by the coding sequence ATGAATCTAGCTGTTCGAGACATTTCGCGGGGACGCGAGATCGGGTCAGGCGAGTTCCGCAACGCCATGCGCCATCTGGCCGGCGGCGTCAGCGTCATTACGGCCGGACGCGGCGACGATATTTCGGGTATGACGGTTACGTCAGTCGCCTCGCTGGCAATCGAGCCTGCAACCTTGACCGTCGCGATCAACCGAAAAGCGTCAACATTGCCGTTGCTCCTGCGATATGGCGCCTTTGGCGTCAATATTCTGACTGGCGGCCAGGCCGGTATTGCTGAACGATTCACCGGCAAGGATGGGCATAAGGGAGCGGCACGCTTTGCCGGCAGTTCCTGGACAACGGGTGCGTTTGGCGTGCCGCTGCTCAAGGATGCGCTGGTTGCCATCACCTGCGAGCTGGAAGAAACCATCGAGCGGCATTCTCACGTTATCGCGCTTGGCCGTGTTGTTCATCTGGCGGCCTCGGAAGGAGACTCATCACTCGCCTATTGGCGAGGCGATTACCTTGCAATTGAACGAATCAGTGGCATATCGCGAACCGCTGGTGGTCCTTTACCGACCGTTCATGCCTCGGATGAGTGA
- the pqqE gene encoding pyrroloquinoline quinone biosynthesis protein PqqE: protein MTVTAEGTGQVAAPPPIAMLAELTHRCPLACPYCSNPLELARANEELSTSEWIETFRQAAALGVLHLHLSGGEPASRRDLIDLTKAAVSLGLYTNLITSGLGLTEARVDKLSAAGLDHVQLSIQGTRAPGADHVAGYDGGHARKMAVAGWLRNAGIPLTLNAVCHRRNMGEIEDIISLAVELGARRVEIATVQFHGWAMLNQKALMPTMDQVAKATSIVETMRARLEGALVIDYIPADYYATYPKACMGGWGRAGFNVTPSGRVLPCHAAETIKHLAFDNVRARPLGEIWYNGGAFNAFRGDGWMPEPCRSCERKDIDFGGCRCQAMALAGDASATDPVCRKSPHRKAVDRRIIDNTEVNDTEVRDIEVSDIETPLPPFRYRGNGTLRS, encoded by the coding sequence ATGACCGTCACCGCAGAAGGGACGGGACAGGTCGCGGCTCCGCCTCCGATCGCGATGCTTGCCGAACTCACCCATCGCTGTCCGCTCGCTTGTCCCTACTGTTCCAACCCTCTGGAACTTGCACGGGCGAACGAGGAATTGTCGACGAGCGAGTGGATCGAGACCTTTCGGCAGGCCGCCGCTCTTGGCGTTCTTCATCTGCATCTGTCCGGTGGAGAGCCGGCCTCGCGGCGCGACCTGATCGATCTGACGAAGGCTGCCGTATCCTTGGGACTCTACACCAACCTGATAACGTCCGGCCTTGGTTTGACGGAAGCGCGCGTCGACAAGCTCTCGGCCGCGGGACTGGATCACGTGCAACTGTCAATTCAGGGAACGAGAGCGCCCGGCGCCGATCATGTCGCCGGTTACGACGGTGGCCATGCGCGCAAAATGGCCGTCGCCGGCTGGCTGCGCAACGCCGGCATTCCACTGACCCTCAATGCGGTCTGTCATCGCCGGAACATGGGAGAGATCGAAGATATCATATCTCTCGCAGTCGAACTCGGCGCGCGCCGGGTCGAAATCGCGACGGTCCAATTCCACGGATGGGCTATGCTCAATCAGAAGGCTTTGATGCCGACGATGGATCAGGTCGCCAAGGCTACGAGCATCGTGGAGACGATGCGCGCGCGGCTCGAAGGCGCGCTTGTGATCGACTACATTCCGGCCGATTACTACGCGACATATCCGAAGGCTTGCATGGGCGGCTGGGGCCGCGCCGGATTCAATGTCACGCCTTCGGGTCGGGTCTTACCATGCCACGCCGCCGAAACCATCAAGCATCTCGCCTTTGATAACGTCCGGGCGCGCCCCCTCGGCGAGATCTGGTACAATGGCGGCGCCTTCAACGCCTTTCGTGGCGACGGCTGGATGCCGGAGCCTTGCAGAAGCTGCGAGCGCAAGGACATCGACTTCGGCGGATGCAGGTGTCAGGCCATGGCGCTTGCCGGCGATGCTTCCGCGACCGATCCGGTTTGCCGCAAGTCGCCGCACCGGAAGGCTGTCGACCGACGCATCATCGATAACACCGAGGTCAATGACACTGAGGTCCGTGACATCGAAGTCAGTGACATCGAGACGCCGCTCCCGCCGTTCCGCTATCGCGGAAACGGGACTCTCCGATCTTGA
- the ssuD gene encoding FMNH2-dependent alkanesulfonate monooxygenase has translation MTVAPAAKVKLLWFLPTHGDGRYLGTTTGGREVNFSYLRQIAQAADQLGYYGVLLPTGRSCEDSWVTASAVAPWTERLRYLVAVRPGLQSPTVAARMTATLDRVSNGRLLINVVTGGDPVENKGDGVYLDHDERYVVTREFLNVYRSLLAGESVNVDGRHIRIEDGRLLFQPVQQPYPPLYFGGSSDAGIDVAVDTVDKYLTWGEPPAQVADKVNRVRALAATRGRQLSFGIRLHVIVRETNAEAWRAADELISYVTDDTIAAAQKIFSRMDSVGQQRMAQLHGGRRDKLEISPNLWGGVGLVRGGAGTALVGDPDTVAARIREYQDIGIDTFILSGYPHLEEAYRFAELVFPLLSQPARDKVDTIRLNTGPFGETIANESRPTEARPLQRETVRS, from the coding sequence ATGACCGTTGCTCCGGCTGCAAAAGTGAAGCTGCTCTGGTTTCTGCCGACTCACGGCGATGGCCGCTATCTCGGTACAACCACCGGCGGCCGCGAGGTGAACTTCAGCTATCTGCGTCAGATCGCGCAGGCCGCCGATCAACTCGGCTATTACGGGGTGCTGCTGCCGACGGGTCGGAGTTGCGAGGATTCGTGGGTGACCGCTTCGGCTGTCGCGCCGTGGACAGAGCGCCTGCGTTATCTGGTGGCGGTGCGGCCCGGTCTGCAATCGCCGACCGTCGCGGCTCGAATGACCGCGACGCTTGATCGGGTGTCCAATGGCAGGCTGCTGATCAACGTCGTGACCGGCGGTGACCCCGTCGAGAACAAGGGCGACGGCGTCTATCTCGATCACGACGAGCGCTATGTCGTGACCCGGGAGTTTCTGAACGTGTATCGGAGCTTGCTGGCGGGCGAGAGCGTGAACGTCGACGGCAGGCATATCCGCATCGAGGACGGCCGCCTGCTGTTTCAGCCGGTACAGCAGCCGTATCCGCCGCTTTATTTTGGCGGGTCATCGGATGCGGGCATCGATGTCGCGGTCGATACCGTCGACAAGTATCTGACCTGGGGAGAGCCTCCGGCGCAGGTCGCGGACAAGGTCAACCGCGTTCGCGCGCTGGCCGCGACGCGCGGGCGACAGCTCAGTTTTGGAATCCGGCTGCACGTCATTGTGCGCGAGACCAATGCCGAGGCATGGCGAGCGGCGGATGAACTGATTTCCTACGTCACCGACGACACCATCGCGGCTGCGCAGAAGATCTTCTCGCGCATGGACTCCGTCGGTCAGCAGCGCATGGCGCAGTTGCACGGCGGGCGCCGCGACAAACTCGAAATCAGTCCGAATCTGTGGGGCGGGGTCGGGCTGGTCCGCGGTGGCGCTGGGACTGCGCTGGTCGGAGATCCCGATACGGTCGCGGCCAGGATCAGGGAATATCAGGATATCGGCATCGATACTTTCATCCTGTCCGGCTATCCGCATCTTGAGGAAGCCTACCGGTTTGCCGAGCTTGTGTTTCCGCTGCTGTCGCAGCCGGCTCGCGACAAGGTCGACACCATCCGACTCAATACCGGACCATTCGGCGAGACCATCGCCAATGAAAGCCGCCCCACGGAGGCGCGGCCGCTGCAGCGGGAGACCGTCCGTTCATGA